In the Rhodothermaceae bacterium genome, ATCGCTATGCCGCTATGAGCATGATCGAATGAGTCTGCAAGAGATTGACGGATCCTTGATGCCTAAGCCGTATCGCACTCTCTGTAACCTCGCTGACGATCCTTTTGCACCAAAAAAGAGCCAATCGCCAAAATATCCATACGGGTATTATTGAAACAGTTCACTGCATCCTGAGGAGTGCATACGATGGGCTCTCCTCGAACATTAAAGCTGGTATTGATGAGGACAGGGCATCCCGTCTTGACTTCAAATTCCTGCAGTAACCGGTAGAATAGGGGGTGATCCTGACTGCACACTGTTTGAACACGGGCAGAACCATCTACATGGGTCACCGCTGCAATGGGCGACTCTATATTCTGCTGCCTCTCCAGACCATCTCCCTCTATGTGGGCCCCCTTGACCTGTGCGGTCAAAAGCATATACGGGCTTTCATTTTCGAGATCGAACCATTCACTGCATTTTTCCGCCAGCACTGCCGGTGCAAATGGTCGAAAACTCTCCCTGAACTTAATGGATCGATTCACATGTTGCTGCATCGCCAGGTTCCGGGGATCTGCCAAAATACTGCGGCTTCCCAATGCACGCGGACCATATTCCATTCGTCCTTGAAACCAGCCGATCACTTTCTGACCTACCAATAATTCAGCGACCCGCCGACATAAAGCATCGTCATCCAGCTCCTCATATAGGAGTGAAGCGCAATCCAGTACCGTACGGATCTCGTCCGTTGTGTGTGAGGACCCCAATGTGGCACCCTTCATTGTATCGCGCCTGCCCACCTCGCGGGGAGATCGCATATATTGATGCCATGCCATCAACGCTGCACCGAGTGCGCCGCCCGCATCCCCGGAAGCAGGCTGGATCCATATTTTTTCAAAGAGACCTGATTCCAAAATTTTCCCGTTCGCCACACAATTCAACGCAACTCCACCTGCCATACAGAGCTTCCGGTCACCTGAAACCTTGCCTGCCTGCCGAGCCATTTGCAGAACCGCGCGCTCGGTCACAACCTGGATAGAACGGGCAAGATCAATTTCTTTGCGAGTAATTGAAGATTCAGGAGTTCGGGCAGGACCATCAAAGAGGCGCTCAAATTCGCGAGAGTACATCCGCAGTCCCCATGGAAAAGCAAAATACCGAAGATTCAGTCGGTAGGAGCCATCTTCTTTCAGGTCAATTAACTCGTCCAGAATCGTTTGTACATACTTTGGCTCTCCATACGGTGCCAACCCCATCAGTTTATATTCCCCGGAATTCACCCGAAAACCGCAATACCCCGTGAACGTGCTGTAGAGAAGCCCCAGCGAATGGGGGAAATGAATTTCTTTTTCAAGTACGAGGCGAGACTGATGACCAACTCCGATTGAGGTCGTTGCCCATTCCCCTACTCCATCCGTTGTCAGGATTGCTGCCTGATCAAATGGGGACGGAAAAAAGGCACTCGCGGCATGGCTTTCATGGTGCTCACAGAATAGCAGCTTCCCACGAAAGCCGATCTCTTTACGAAGAATTTCCGGGATCCAAAGACTTCGCTTCAGCCACACTGGCATGGCCTTCAGAAAGGACGGAATTCCCCGGGGAACACTCGCCAGGTATGTCTCCAGGATCCTTTCGAATTTCTGAAACGGCTTATCGTAGTATGCAACTGCACTAAGTTCTTCCGCTTTGATTCCCGCATGACCAAGACACCAGTTAATCGCATTCACGGGCAGTGACGCATCATGCTTGATCCGTGTAAAGCGTTCTTCCTGAGCAGCCGCAAGGATTTCCCCGTCCCTCAGTAAACAGGCAGCTGCATCATGATACCAACAGCTGATGCCGAGAATATAGGTCATGTTTCCGACCAAGCCGCCAGACTGTCACGTAATTTTTTAATTTCTGCCTTGGCATCTGCCTCTTTTTGGCGCTCAAGCTCAACTACTTTGGCAGGTGCACGGCTGATAAATTTTTCGTTCTGCAGTTTTTTCTGGACTCGAAACAGGAAGCCTTCTTTCTGAGATAAGTCTTTGGTCAGACGCTCACGCTCCTCTGCCGGATCGACCATACCCTGGACGTAAACCACCGCAGAACCCACCACCGTAGAGGTGCTCTGAGGTGGTTTGGGAAGATCTACTCCCACATGCAAACGCTCTACGCGGGCAAGCTTGGCGAAATACTCTGTATGGGCAATCATCACTTCAGTCAATCCCGACTGCTCTTCTGATACACTCAGGGTCACTTCTATCTTTTTCCCGGGAGCAACCCCATAGCGGCTGCGAAGATGCCGGATTGATGTGACTGCCTCTTGCAGAAATGTAAACTGCTCCGCTCCAACGGTATCACGTTCATCATTGGCAACTGGCCATCTGGAAACCATACACGCCTCGCCCTCAGCACGAGGACGAAGACGATGCCAGAGCTCTTCCGTGATAAATGGCATAAATGGATGCAGGAGTTGAATCAATTGCTCATAGATCTCTATGGCAAGTGCAATACTCTCCTCGGACAAGGTTGAACCAGATTGGGGTTTGACCAATTCCAGATACCAGTCACAATAATCACTCCGAAACGTCGTGTACAGGAGGTTCGCCGCTTCATTCAACCGGTAACGGACCAGAGCTCCTTCTACAGATTCGATGCACTCGGCAAGCCGCGTAAGCATCCAACGCTCGACTAATTCAAGCTCTTCGATGGATCTGGTGCGCCGATATTCTTTCTTGGGTTCAATAAACCGCCCGAATACATTAAATGCATTCCAGATCTTGTTAGAAAAATTCCGCCCCATCTGAAAGCCCGCGGGATCCAGTCGGATATCCTGGCCCTGTGCACACAAGATCGTGAGATAAAACCGAACGGCATCCGCACCATACTCTTCAATCAATTCCAACGGATCAATCCCGTTCCCTAGACTCTTGGACATCCAGCGACCAAGTTTGTCCTTGATCATACCGGTGATAAATATATCCCGATAAGGCACTTGCCCGGTGAAATAGAGTGAGGCCATAATCATGCGGGCAATCCAGAAAAACAGGATATCGTACCCCGATACCAGTACATCTGTCGGGTGAAAGTACTCCAGATCCGCCTGGGTTTCCGGGTCTTCCTCCGGCCAGCCAAGCGTGGCAAACGGAAAGAGCCAAGATGAAAACCAAGTGTCCAGCACATCTTCCTCCTGGACCATGCCTGGCTCTGGTTGCTCGATCGAAACCACGAACCCTTGAGCTTCATCAACCTCGCCTCTGGAATCCGTATAGTACCAAACTGGAATTCGGTGCCCCCACCATAATTGGCGGCTGATACACCAATCCCGAATCCCTTCCAGCCAGCGGAAATACTCGTTCTCCCATCGCCGTGGATAGAACTTGATCGTCCCATCCCTCACCGCAGTGATCGCAGGTTCCGCCAATGGCTTCATTTTCACAAACCATTGACGAGACAAAAGCGGTTCCACGACTGCCTTGGAGCGTTGTGAGATGGGAACGGTACTTTTATAAGGCTCGATTTTTCCAAGCAGTCCCCCTGCTTCCAGGTCTTTTACGATGCGCTCACGCGCCTCGAAGCGATCAATACCGGCATACGGGCCACACTCTTCAGTAAGCGTTCCATCCTCGGCAATCACACTGAAGATCTCCAATTCATGTCGCTTCCCCACCTCAAAATCATTCTTGTCATGACCTGGAGTAATTTTCAGTACCCCCGTTCCAAACTCCTGTTGGACATAATGATCGGCAATCACAGGGATGTTCCGTCCGGTCAGGGGCAGTTCTACTTGCTTATTGACCAGATCTGTATAACGTTCATCCTTGGGATTCACGGCAACCGCTACATCACCCAACATCGTTTCCGGGCGGGTGGTCGCAACAGTAATATGCCCGGATCCATCTGCCAATGGATAACGGATATGCCAGAGAAACCCATCGCGCTCAACGTTGTCCACCTCTTCGTCAGAAAGTGCAGTCCGGTCTTTTGGACACCAGTTTACAAGGTAATGTCCCCGATAAATGAGCCCCGCTTCGTACAATTTCACAAAGACAGTCTGCACTGCCTTCACGTATCCAGGATCCATTGTGAACCGTTCGCGCTCCCAGTCGCATGAGTCTCCTAAACGGCGTTTTTGCTGAAGAATCCGGTCTCCATATTCATCCACCCACTCCCAGACCTTTTCGATAAAGGCCTCCCGCCCCAGATCAAAACGACTTTTCTTTTCCTCTTCCTTCAGGGCACGCTCTACAACATTTTGCGTGGCAATCCCGGCGTGATCCTTGCCTGGCATCCACAATGCCTCTCTGCCCTGCATACGACGCATCCGAGTCAATGCGTCCTGGACCGTATCCTGAAGCGCATGTCCCATGTGCAGGGCTCCCGTCACATTGGGAGGCGGCATCATAATCGTGTGGGGTGGGTGCCCACTCAAACGATCAGCCCGAAAAAATCCTTTGGACTCCCAGTACTCATACCAGCGAGCTTCTGTTGTTTTGGGATCATAAGGCGATGTACGCCCCCTCTTGTCTTTCATTCCACCGATATCGTGTTAAAAGATGCTCTTAGGTGGTATCCGCAAAACGTTTCCGCATCTCATCCAGAGAATCTGCGCCGAATTTTTCCAAGAATGCATTGGCGATTACCCAAGCTACGGTCGCCTCCGCTACGGTAGAGGCCGCAGGGACGCTAGTCACGTCACTTCGTTCATAGCGCGTAGGCTGGGGCTCACCGCTCGCCATATCCACCGTACCCAACGGTTTGATCAATGTGGGAATCGGCTTCATGTATCCCCGCACAATAATGGGCATCCCGTTCGTCATTCCACCTTCTAGTCCACCTGCACGATTAGATCCACGCTGATAATCTCGTGCATCATTCAGATAAATTTCATCGTGTACTTCTGAGCCCAGGCGTGACGTGTTCGCAATTCCGTCACCAATCTCCACTGCTTTCTGAGCCTGGATTGAAAGGATTGCTTGGGCGAGTTGCCCAGTTAATCGCCGGTCCCAATGGACGTAGGACCCCAGCCCTGGCGGCACTCCCGTCACAATCACTTCGTAAACCCCTCCGAGTGAATCACCGGCGCTTTTTGCCTCCTTGATATGATCTACGCACGCGTTACTGAGTTCTTCATCAAGTATACGCACCTGGCTCTGGTCTGCCTGATCATTGACTGCCTCGGCGCCATTGCTTAGAAGTTCATTCCTTTGTTCGTACCAGCTCTCCTCATTTTGCCAACCAACCTTCCCGATCCGAAGTACGTGACTCCCCACCTGTATCCCAAATTCTTTGAGCAATTGACGAGCAACTGTACAGCATGCCACGCGCATGGCTGTTTCGCGTGCACTTGCGCGATCAATTACGGGTCGAATATCATCAAACCCATACTTGCGCACCCCTTCCAGATCTGCATGGCCAGGACGTGGCAAGGTGACCGGATCAATCCCCTCCCCATCCCCATCAAGGGCCATCACCTGTGGCCATCCACTCTTATCCCGAGTGTATGCTGCATTATCCAATCTCAGTGCAATAGGACTGGCAATTGTTTTGGAAAAACGCACGCCTGAGTAAATATGCACCTGATCCTGTTCGAACTTCGCTCGCCCTCCACGACCAAATCCCAGCCAGCGTCGAGCCAGATGGTGATTAATCATATCCGCCGTGAGTGGCACTCCTGACGGCATCCCCTCAACAATTCCAACCAGCGCCTCACCATGCGATTCGCCGGCGGTTAAGTATCGCAGCATCAGAAGTGCATCAGTGGTTTATTACACTGAGGGATACCATCCGTGGAATATTCCACCGGTCTCGAATGGATAGTCGCGTCGTTTCACCAGCATCACGCAACTGTTTGATTGCCTCCTCGACCGAACTGACCATCCGCCCGTCGATACGCTCAACTAGTACACCTACTTTCAGATACTCCATTTCTTCCTGACGCGTCACACGCTGTATGATTATACCTTCAAGATCCCCATACTGTGCCTCATCCTCCTCCGATTTATCCCGTACCACCAGCCCCCACTTGTCCAGATACCGTGCAGTACGTGCCTTGCGGTCTGGACGATAACCCATTTCGAGCAACCAGGAAGAAACTCCTGGATGGTCTTGTCCAAGGAGCCGAAGTTGCAAGCTATCCACCTGCCCATCCCGCCAGTATGCGACTCCCACTGTGGAATAGGGATACTTCAAAAGGATCGCACTTTGTAGCTGATTGGGCCTGTTCACCGGCCTCCCGTCCACCTCAAGAATCACATCTCCTGGGCGTAATCCAGCAATTTCTGCTGCACTTCCAGCATAAACCTGATCCAAAAACACGCCCCGGACCGCCACCATCCCCAATGCCTGGGCTAATTTTGCATCAACATCTGCAGGGACGACCCCCATGTAACCACGTCGAAATTCACCGAATTCAATTAGGTCACTGGCAACACGGACGACGAGATTGACCGGAATGGCGAAGCCATAACCTTCATAAAACCCACTGTTCGTTGCGATCGCTGTATTAATCCCGATGAGTTCTCCGCTTAGATTGACTAGTGCACCACCCGAATTCCCGGGATTTATCGCCGCGTCCGTCTGAATAAAATCCTCCACGCCAAAGTCCGCATCAATAATATTCATGGACCGCCCTACCGCACTGACAATCCCTGCCGTGACGGTTGAATTAAGTTCCATAGGATTCCCGATTGCCAGAACCCAGTCTCCCAATTGCAGTGTTTCTGAATCTCCAATGGTCATGGCCTGCACACTCTTTCCCGGGCTCAGAACAATCTGAATGACTGCAAGATCTGTCGAGCGATCAACCCCAACCGTATACGCCTCATATTCCCGCTTATCGGCAAATAGAACATGCAACTTCCCTGCGTTCTCAATGAGGTGGTGGTTGGTCACAATATGCCCCTGTGGGGTAATGACAACGCCACTCCCCTCGCTGTCTCGAATCATATCTGAATCAGACGAAGAC is a window encoding:
- the aroC gene encoding chorismate synthase; this translates as MLRYLTAGESHGEALVGIVEGMPSGVPLTADMINHHLARRWLGFGRGGRAKFEQDQVHIYSGVRFSKTIASPIALRLDNAAYTRDKSGWPQVMALDGDGEGIDPVTLPRPGHADLEGVRKYGFDDIRPVIDRASARETAMRVACCTVARQLLKEFGIQVGSHVLRIGKVGWQNEESWYEQRNELLSNGAEAVNDQADQSQVRILDEELSNACVDHIKEAKSAGDSLGGVYEVIVTGVPPGLGSYVHWDRRLTGQLAQAILSIQAQKAVEIGDGIANTSRLGSEVHDEIYLNDARDYQRGSNRAGGLEGGMTNGMPIIVRGYMKPIPTLIKPLGTVDMASGEPQPTRYERSDVTSVPAASTVAEATVAWVIANAFLEKFGADSLDEMRKRFADTT
- a CDS encoding carbamoyltransferase; this encodes MTYILGISCWYHDAAACLLRDGEILAAAQEERFTRIKHDASLPVNAINWCLGHAGIKAEELSAVAYYDKPFQKFERILETYLASVPRGIPSFLKAMPVWLKRSLWIPEILRKEIGFRGKLLFCEHHESHAASAFFPSPFDQAAILTTDGVGEWATTSIGVGHQSRLVLEKEIHFPHSLGLLYSTFTGYCGFRVNSGEYKLMGLAPYGEPKYVQTILDELIDLKEDGSYRLNLRYFAFPWGLRMYSREFERLFDGPARTPESSITRKEIDLARSIQVVTERAVLQMARQAGKVSGDRKLCMAGGVALNCVANGKILESGLFEKIWIQPASGDAGGALGAALMAWHQYMRSPREVGRRDTMKGATLGSSHTTDEIRTVLDCASLLYEELDDDALCRRVAELLVGQKVIGWFQGRMEYGPRALGSRSILADPRNLAMQQHVNRSIKFRESFRPFAPAVLAEKCSEWFDLENESPYMLLTAQVKGAHIEGDGLERQQNIESPIAAVTHVDGSARVQTVCSQDHPLFYRLLQEFEVKTGCPVLINTSFNVRGEPIVCTPQDAVNCFNNTRMDILAIGSFLVQKDRQRGYRECDTA
- a CDS encoding valine--tRNA ligase, producing the protein MKDKRGRTSPYDPKTTEARWYEYWESKGFFRADRLSGHPPHTIMMPPPNVTGALHMGHALQDTVQDALTRMRRMQGREALWMPGKDHAGIATQNVVERALKEEEKKSRFDLGREAFIEKVWEWVDEYGDRILQQKRRLGDSCDWERERFTMDPGYVKAVQTVFVKLYEAGLIYRGHYLVNWCPKDRTALSDEEVDNVERDGFLWHIRYPLADGSGHITVATTRPETMLGDVAVAVNPKDERYTDLVNKQVELPLTGRNIPVIADHYVQQEFGTGVLKITPGHDKNDFEVGKRHELEIFSVIAEDGTLTEECGPYAGIDRFEARERIVKDLEAGGLLGKIEPYKSTVPISQRSKAVVEPLLSRQWFVKMKPLAEPAITAVRDGTIKFYPRRWENEYFRWLEGIRDWCISRQLWWGHRIPVWYYTDSRGEVDEAQGFVVSIEQPEPGMVQEEDVLDTWFSSWLFPFATLGWPEEDPETQADLEYFHPTDVLVSGYDILFFWIARMIMASLYFTGQVPYRDIFITGMIKDKLGRWMSKSLGNGIDPLELIEEYGADAVRFYLTILCAQGQDIRLDPAGFQMGRNFSNKIWNAFNVFGRFIEPKKEYRRTRSIEELELVERWMLTRLAECIESVEGALVRYRLNEAANLLYTTFRSDYCDWYLELVKPQSGSTLSEESIALAIEIYEQLIQLLHPFMPFITEELWHRLRPRAEGEACMVSRWPVANDERDTVGAEQFTFLQEAVTSIRHLRSRYGVAPGKKIEVTLSVSEEQSGLTEVMIAHTEYFAKLARVERLHVGVDLPKPPQSTSTVVGSAVVYVQGMVDPAEERERLTKDLSQKEGFLFRVQKKLQNEKFISRAPAKVVELERQKEADAKAEIKKLRDSLAAWSET
- a CDS encoding trypsin-like serine protease, producing the protein MDEPKTTAYRFSIGRPPFSFFTGISLVGVGLLAGILVMLIIDRPPRESQLAEIRLVERTETEKGSSESELLPAMTLGSAFRSVARGAVESVVSVSTESGWHSYLWSSSDSDMIRDSEGSGVVITPQGHIVTNHHLIENAGKLHVLFADKREYEAYTVGVDRSTDLAVIQIVLSPGKSVQAMTIGDSETLQLGDWVLAIGNPMELNSTVTAGIVSAVGRSMNIIDADFGVEDFIQTDAAINPGNSGGALVNLSGELIGINTAIATNSGFYEGYGFAIPVNLVVRVASDLIEFGEFRRGYMGVVPADVDAKLAQALGMVAVRGVFLDQVYAGSAAEIAGLRPGDVILEVDGRPVNRPNQLQSAILLKYPYSTVGVAYWRDGQVDSLQLRLLGQDHPGVSSWLLEMGYRPDRKARTARYLDKWGLVVRDKSEEDEAQYGDLEGIIIQRVTRQEEMEYLKVGVLVERIDGRMVSSVEEAIKQLRDAGETTRLSIRDRWNIPRMVSLSVINH